A window of Nocardia arthritidis genomic DNA:
AGGAGGTGGAGCTGCCGTGGCGGTGCGTGACGGCTGATCCGCACGACGGTGCGGCCTTGGCGGATGCGGAACTGGCCGAACCGTTCCGGCTGGATCGGCCGCCGCTCATTCGATTCCTGTGCCTGCGTCGCGGGGCACACGAGGTCCAGTTGGTGATCACCAATCACCATGTGGTGCTGGACGGCTGGTCGATGCCGCTGCTGTTCGCCGAACTGCTCGCGATCTACGAAACCGGCGACGATTCCGCGCTCGATACCCCGGTCTCCTTCCGGCGGTACCTGGAATGGCTTGCAGTACAGGATCATTCCGCAATGCGCGCGGCCTGGTTCGCCGCCATGGCCGGGCTGGCCGGGCCGACGCTGGTGGCCGCGGCTCGCCCGCCCGCCGCGCGGGTGCCCGGCCCGGATGCCCCGGCGCTGAGTTCGGATGTGCCCCTGCCGGGGCCGACCGCATCGGCCTTGGCGCGCACCGCGGCCGAGCGCGGCGTCACGCTGAACACCGTGGTGCAGGTGGCCTGGGCGCTGCTGCTGGCCGAACTCACCGGCGGCAACGATATCGTCTTCGGTGCGACGGTTTCCGTGCGTCCACCGGAAATACCGCATGTGCGCCGCATGGTGGGGATGCTGGTGAACACCATTCCGGTGCGCATCCGGCTCGAACCCGCGGAGGAAATCGGCGAGCTGCTGGCGAGGGTGAGCCGTGAGCAGGGTGCGCTCATCGCACATCATGCGCTGGGGCTCAACGATATTCAGGCCGTGGCGGGCGTCGGCGCGCTGTTCGATACCGCCACCGTCTTCGAGTCGTATCCGGTGGACACCGCGGCACTTTCGGCGGCGACCGGCCGGGCCGGGTTGCGGGTCAAGGAATTCCGCGGTCGCGACGGCACGCACTATCCGCTCTCGTTGGCGGCCTATGCCAGGGATGGCTTGCGGCTGGTGCTCAACTATTCGCCGTGGCTGTTCGAGGACGACGAGGCGGTCGGCCTGGCCGAACGATTGGCCAGGATCCTGGCGCGGCTCGCGGCGGATCCGCGCCAGCGCACCAGGCAGGTGCGCGGCGGTGCGGCGGGTGACTATCCGGGTGTGCTGCGTGCGCGTCCGGAACCGCTGCGACTACTGCCGGACCTGCTCGTCAACGGAGCAGACGCGAGCGGTATCGCGGTGCGTGCAGTGCTGCCGGGCGGCGCGACGGTCGAAATCGGTTATGCCGACCTGGATCGCCGCTCGAATCAACTGGCCCGCCTGCTCATCGCCGCGGGCGCCGGACCGGAATCGGCTGTGTTGCTGGCGCTTCCGCGTTCGGCGGAGTGGTTCGTCGCGGTGTCGGCGATCGCCAGGTCCGGCGCGGCGTTCGTCCCGGTGGATATCGCCGATCCGGCCGGGCGGATCGCGGATATCGCGGCCGGATGCGGTGCCCTGCTCGGGATTTCGAACACGGCGTGGCAAGACAAACTGCCCGATACCGTCGCTTGGCGGCTGCTCGACGATCCGGCGGTTCGCGAATGCTGGGAAGGCTTTGCGCCCGAGGCGATCACGGCCGCCGAGCGACCGCCGCTGCGCGCGGGGCATCCGGCCTACATCGTCCACACTTCGGGTTCGACCGGCGCGCCCAAAGGGGTCGTTGTTACCCATGCCGGTTTGTCCGGCCTGGTCGCCGGGCTCTGCGCGCGCACCGGAGTCGGCCCGGGTGATCGCGTATTACATTGTCTGAACCCGAATTTCGACGCATCGACGCTGGTCTGGCTGACCACCTTCGCGACCGGTGCGACCCTGGTGGTCGCCGGGCCGGACCACACAGTGGGCGAGGCGGTGCTCGAAACCGCCGCCACCCAACTGGTCGCGACGCCGGGGATGCTGGCCACCGTGCCACGGGCGGATCTGTCCGGCGTCCGGGTGATCCTCACCGGCGGCGAGGCATTCCCACCGGAGCTGTCCGCTCGGCTGGGCGCCGGTCGGGCGCTGCTGAATTCATACGGTCCGGCCGAGGCCACCGTCGCCGCGACCTGCTCGGCGCCGCTGGCCCCCGGCGACCCGATCGGAATCGGCGCACCGCTGCCCGGTGCCGGGCTCGCCGTGCTCGATCCGTGGTTGCGGCCGGTTCCGCTCGGCGCGCTCGGCGAACTCTATTTGATGGGCCCGGGTTTGGCCCGCGGCTATGCCGGACAGTCCGGACCTACCGCGGAACGGTTCGTGGCGAACCCGTTCGGGACCGCGGGCAGCCGCATGTACCGCACCGGAGATGTGGTGCGCCGCGTCTCACATACGCGACTGGATTTCCTGGGCCGCAACGACGCTCAGGCCAAGGTGCGCGGAATCCGGGTCGAGCCGGGCGAGGTCGATGCGGTGCTGCGCGCCGGACCGGGAATCGCCATGTCGGCGACCGTGATTCGGGACGGCGCGGCGGGCGGCAAGGTGCTGGCCAGCTATGTGGTCCCGGCGGCCGGAGCCGCGCCGACACCGGCGCGCGTCCTCGAATATCTCGGTGCACGACTGCCGCGACATCTCGTCCCCGCGACGGTAACGGTGCTCGCGGCGCTGCCGCTGAACGCGAACGGAAAGGTGGACAGGCGCGCGCTGCCGGAACCTGAACGGACGCTGGCGGATTACCTGGAGCCGGTCGGTGCGCAACGGGCGGTCGCGGCCGCATTCGGCGCGGTGCTCGGACACGAGCGGGTCGGCGCGGCCGACGATTTCTTCGCACTGGGCGGCGATTCGCTGTCCGCGACCCGGGTCGCCGCGCGGATCGGCGACGCGCTCGGCGCGCGGGTGCCGGTGCGGCTGATCTTCGATGCGCCGACGGTGCGTGAGCTGGCCGCGCGGATCGGCGCGGATGCGCAGGCGGACGGCCCACGGCGGATGCCGCGACCCGCACTGGTACCGCTTTCGCCCGCGCAGCAACGGATGTGGTTGATCAACCGCTACGATCCGGCCTCCGGCGCCTACAACATCCCGGTCGCGCTGCGTTTGACCGGATCGCTCGATATCGCGGCCATGCGCGCCGCGCTGGGCGATGTGCTGGACCGGCACGAAGCGCTGCGCACCGTGTACCCGGATCGGGACGGCGTCGGGCATCAGGTGATCCTGCCGGCGAACTCCGTTGTGCCGCCGCTTGATCCGGAGTCGATCAATGATGGCGATCTGCCTACCGCAGTACTCGACTGTGTCACTGCGGGATTCACGGTGACTGCCGAGATTCCGGTGCGGGCGCGGCTTTTCCGGCTCGGTCCGGACGAGTATGTGCTGGTGCTGGTCGTACATCACATCGCCGCCGACGGATTCTCGATGGGTCCGCTGGCCGCCGATCTGATGACGGCATACGGGATGCGCAAGCAGGGCCGCGCACCCGAATGGCGGCCGCTGCCGGTGCAGTATGCGGATTACACCCTGTGGCAGCACGAACGGCTCGGTACGACGGACGACCCGGACTCACTGCTCAGCGCGCAGATACGGTACTGGCGCACGACATTGGCCGGTCTACCGGACCAACTGGCGCTGCCCACCGACCGGCCGCGTCCGGCCACGGCGTCGCTGCGGGCGGGCACGGTCGCGGTCGAGCTGGATCCCGGTCTCACCGCGGCGGCGGCCGCGCTGGCGCGGACCGGGCAGAGCACGCTGTTCATGGTGTTGCACGGTGCGCTCGCCGCGGTGCTCGCCCGGCTCGCCGTGAGCACCGATATCGCGCTCGGCACGCCGGTCGCGGGGCGTGGAGCGGCCGAACTCGACGGTGTGGTCGGCATGTTCGTCAACACGGTGGTGCTGCGCACCGAGGTGCGCCCTGCCGAATCGTTCACCGCCCTACTGGAGCGGGTGCGCCGCGCCGACCTGGATGCGTTCGCGCACAGCGATGTTCCGTTCGAGCGGCTGGTCGACGTGCTCGACCCGGTGCGGTCGGCGGCGCGCCACCCATTGGTCCAGGTGATGTTGGTCTTCCAGAATCTGCCGCCGGTCTCCTTCGAGTTGCCCGAATTACGAGTGGCGGCAATGGAACTCGACCAGCGGGCGATCCGCTTCGACTTGAGCGTGACCGTGTCCGAGACCGATGCCGGACTCTCGGCGCGATTCACCTATGCCACCGACCTTTTCGATGCGGAAACGATCGAACTGCTGGCCCGGCGCTGGATCCGGCTGCTGCGCGCGGTGGTTCGCGATCCGGGATGCCCGGTGGGCGATATCGAACTACTCGAATCCGCCGAACGATCGGCGCTGCTGGCGCCGGGCGCACCGCCGATCGCCGAGCCTCGGGCACTGCCGAACCTGCTCGCCGCCGCGGTGGCCGCGAACCCGGACGGTATCGCGATCACCGACGGAACCACCGCCCTGACCTACCGCGAACTCGACCGACGCTCGAACCGGTTGGCCAGAACGCTGATTCGCGCCGGAGCGGGACCGGAGCGTACGGTCGCGCTAGCGTTGCCCCGGTCCATCGAGTCGGTACTCGCGGTATGGGCGGTCGCCAAATCCGGAGCCGCGTTCGTCCCTATCGATCCCACCTACCCGGCCGAGCGGATCACTCAAATACTCACCGATTCCGGTGCCACACTGGGGATCACCAATGGCCCAGCCGCCGCGAGGTTGTTCGGCGAGGCACGCTCGTCAGTCCTCGACAACCCGGGAATGGCCGGAATGCCCTCGGGTGCTGCGGCGGCCACTGGTGCGCCGCTCGACCAGGTGCGCAGGCCAGTACTCGACCACCCGGACGCAGCCGAGGGACCTTCAGCCGCTGGGACGGCTGCCGGGAGGCTGTGCAGCGAGACATGCGAACCGATCATCGGTGACCCGCGCTCGGCCAAGGTACTTTTGGCCACCGACGACAGGACGCTATCTGTCTCGATGCGCTGGCTGGTGCTCGACGACCTCGATATGGTCGCGGCCGACGGGGGCCTGTCCGGCGAGATGCGTTGGCCGGTGCCGAATAGCCGGGACCCGGTTGAGATGCCTGTGGCCACTGGACTGGAAACCCGCTCGGTGTGTTGGCTTTCGACCGACGACGCCGACACGGCCGCGGTGCGTTCGGTCACCGACTCCGCGATAGGCGACGATGAGCGGCCGCCGCTGCGGCCCGATAATCCGGCCTACCTCATCTTCACCTCCGGATCGACGGGTCGGCCGAAGGGCGTGGTGGTGACCCATGCGGGCCTGGCGAATGTGGCTGCGCTGCAACGGGAACGCCTCGGCACCGATAAGTCGTCCCGAATAGCCCACCTGGCCTCGCCGAGTTTCGACGCCTCGGTGCTCGAGCTGCTCATGGCGATCGGACCCGCCGGGACCATGGTGATCGCCGGACCGACCGCATACGGCGGCGCGGAACTAGCGGAACTTCTGGTCCGGCAACGGGTTACGCACCTAGCGCTGACACCGTCGGCCCTCGCGTCGGTCGAGCCGTCGGCCGTCGCCGGGGGCGAGCTCGCGGCGATAATCACCGGTGGCGAGGAATGCCCGCCGGACCTGGTCGCCCGGTGGGCGGCGCCGGGGCGTCGGCATTTCAACGATTACGGCCCCACCGAGGCGACGATTTGGGCCACCGGAAAGGCGATGCGGCCGGGTGCCGAGATCACCATCGGCATGCCGGTGCCGGGCGTCACCGCACTGGTGCTCGATGAGCGGCTGCACCCGGTGCCGGAGGGCGTGATCGGCGAGCTCTACCTCGCCGGAATCGCTTTGGCCCGTGGCTATCACGGCCAAGGTGGGCTCACCGCGACGCGGTTCGTCGCCCATCCGTGCGGCGCGCCGGGGGAGCGGATGTACCGCACCGGTGACCTGGTGCGCCGCAAGCGCGGTGAGTTGCACTATTTCGGCCGTGCCGATTCGCAGGTCAAGTTGCGCGGGCTGCGCATCGAACTCGGCGAGGTCGCCTCCGCACTGCTGGCCGATCCGTCGGTGGAGCAGGCGGTGGCCGATATCTACACCGATCCGGCGGTCGGCGAACTGTTGGTCGGCTATGTGGTTCCGGCCGAACCGGACGATTTCGCGCCGGAACGCTTGAAAGACCGCATATCCCAGCGGCTTCCGTCATATCTGGTGCCCGCCGCGATCGTGTCGCTCGCCGCCGTGCCGCGCACCGCCAACGGCAAACTCGATCGTAAGGCGCTGCCCGCGCCCGATATCCGGTCCGGCCGGTATCGCGCTCCGCGGACGCCGTCACAGCGCGCCGTCGCCGCGATCTTCGCCGATTTGCTCGGCATCGAGCGAATCGGCCTGGACGACAATTTCTTCGCGCTCGGCGGCAATTCGCTGATCGCGACCAGGGTCGCCGCTCGGGTGGGCGCGGCGCTCGACATCAGGGTCCCGGTGCGCACCGTCTTCGACGCACCCACCGTCGCGGCCCTGGTCGAGGCGGTGCGCGACGCGACATCGCCGCCCGGACCCCGGCCAGGCCCTCGGCAACGGCCGCAACGGATTCCGCTGTCGGCGGCCCAGCACCGGATGTGGTTCCTCAACCGCTACGACCCGGACTCACCCGCGCACAATGTTCCCGGCGTCTTCGAGGTCATCGGCGATCTGGACGAGGAGGTGCTGCGTGCGGCCATCGCCGATGTGCTGGCACGGCACGAGTCGCTGCGGACCGTCTACCCCGTCGACGATGGGGGAGAGCCGTATCAGCACATCGTTCCGATATCAGAAGTGATTGTGCCGCTACAGGTTTCGACACACTCCATGGGCAACGCCCTGGAGCGAGCGATGCGGTCGGCGGCCGCCGGCTTCGACCTCACCCGCGAGCTGCCGATACGGATCCGGTTGCTGCGACCGGATTCCGGGCCCGCCCTGCTGGTGGTCGTCACCCATCACATCGCCGCCGACGGCTGGTCGCTCGCGCCGCTGACCCGGGATGTCATGGTGGCCTGGGCCGCTCGGCGATCCGGAGCCGCGCCGCGATGGACGCCGCTGCCGTTGCAGTACGCGGATTACACGCTGTGGCAGCGGGAATCGCTCGGCGCCGAAGACGATGCCGGCAGCGTCGCGCATCGGCAGTTGACGTACTGGCGCGCCGCGCTGGCCGGTCTGCCGGACGCGCCGACGCTGCCGACCGACCATCCGCGGCCCGCGGTGCGGTCCGAGCGCGCCGGATCCGTCGACTTCCGGATCAGTGCCGCGGGGCAGCAACGGATCCAGGAGCTCGCGCGCGGATACGGCGTCAGCGTCTTCATGGTCGCGCACGCCGCGCTGGCGATCCTGCTGTCCCGGCTGTCGGGACGCGACGATATTGCCATCGGCACGGTGACGGCCGGGCGCGGTGACGGCGAACTCGACGACCTCGTCGGCATGTTCGTCGGCACGCTGGTGTTGCGCACCCGCGTCGATCAAAGGGCCACCTTCGAAAACCTCTTGGCGGCAACGAAAGACAGCGATCTGGACGCCTTCGGTAATGCCGACCTGCCGTTCGAGCGATTGGTCGAGCTGCTCGCGCCCGCCCGCTCGACGGCCTATCACCCGCTGTTCCAGGTGCTGCTGGTGCTACAGAACTTCGAGCGGCAGCCGATAAATTTCGCGGGGCTGGAGCTGCGGCCGGTCGAAACACCCACCGTCGGCGCGAAATTCGAGCTGGAGTGGATGCTGATGGAGGAGTTCGACGCCGACGGTGCGCCCGCCGGTGTGCGCGGCACCCTCATCTTCGCCCGCGACCTGTTCGAACCCTCGACCGCGGAGGCCATGGCGCGGCGCTATGTCGAGGTGGTCGAGGCGGTGACGGCGCATCCGGGCGTGGCGGTCGGTGCGCTGGAAGTGACCGCTCCGCCAGGGGCTTTCACCTATGAACCGCCGGAAGTAACGGTGCCCCAGGCGAACCTGCCCTACCGGCCACCGGTGACAACGGCCGAGCACGCCGTCGTCGCCGCATTCGAGGAAGTACTCGGTGCGGAGCGAATCGGCTTGGACGACAACTTCTTCGAGCTCGGCGGCAACTCGATGGTGGCGATCCGGCTGGTCGCCGCCGTCCGGGCGCGAACCGGATGCCACCTGCCGGTGCAGTGGATATTCGGTGATCCGACGCCGGGCGCGCTGGCCCGACGTATCGCCGAGGGCGGCGGTGCCGACCCCGCGCTGCGGCCGGTGCTGCCGCTGCGCCGGACGGGTGCTGGTCCCGCGCTGTTCTGTATTCATCCGGCCATCGGATTGGCGTGGGGCTACGCGGGTTTGGTGCGGTACCTCGACCCGGACCATCCGGTGTACGGCCTGCAATCGCCCGGCGTGACGACCGAGGTGGCACCGCGCCGCCTCGTCGAACGCGCCGCCGACTATGCCGACGAGATCGAACGAACTCAACCGCTGGGCCCCTATTGCCTGCTCGGCTACTCGGCGGGCGGTCCGATCGCACACGCGGTCGCCGTCGAACTGCAACGCCGCGGCGCGCAGGTATCCGCGCTGATCATCATCGACGGACGCGCCGACATCGCACCCGAAAGCGCAACGGAGGCACCGTCGCCCGAGTACCTGCTGGCCGAATTCGGCGGCATCGACCCGGCGGCGCTCGTCGATGACCAACCGGCGGACACCACGCTCGCCGAACGCGCCGCGGCCCTGCTGCGCACCACCGATGGTCCCTCCCTCACCGCCGACACCTTGAACCGGCTATACGCCGACTATCTCGAGCTCGTTCGCGAGGCCGCCGACCATCGACCCGCCCGCTTCACCGGTGACCTGCTGTTCTTCAGCAGCACCGACTCCACGGCGGCGGGCACGCCCAATGCCGACACCTGGCTCCCGTACATCGATGGAGAACTCGTCGACCACGAAATTCCGTACGAACACAACAAACTCACCGCGCCGGAGTCCTTCGCGCTGATCGGTCCGATCGTCGCCGCATATCTGCGCTAGCCTTCCGCGCATTGCCGATCGCCCGGAAACTTTACGGGTCAATGGCAAATCACTGTGACGCTAACCGGAGCAGAAAGCCCGGAATCGCAAACGCCTGTACGGGATCCGCGGCGCATGGCCGAAAAGCCGTCGGCCGATGAAAGTTCCGGGGCAGAATTGGCGCGCATCCGAGAGGAGTATTGCGATGCGTGGACGAATTATCGTGTCCCTGGCCATAATTGCCGCCGCGGGTGTGTTCGCCGGTCCGGCGGAGGCGGATACCGGGGGCCCGGTCGTCACCCACCCAGGATCCACACCGTTCGATTATCCGGCGGGTGAGGTGTGCGCGTTTCCCGCGCACGTGGAGTTCCCGGTGAGCGATTTGACCGAACAGGTCTGGTACGACGGCGCGGGTCGACCCGTATTCGGCACGGAGACAGGCGCTTTGGTGATTCGGATAACGAATACCGACACTGGACGGACAGTGGACCGGAACATATCCGGCGACGGCACGCTGGTCTATCCCACACTCGACCCGGACGACTTCGTACTGAGCGGCGGTGATTGGTCGGCCGGACTCCACGGCTCCGACTTGCCCGCCTCCGCCCGGCACCACTGGTACATCTCCCACGGCCTCATGTCGGTGCGGGTGACGAGGCAGGGCGGTCAGGTCACGCGGCAACTGCTGGCTCTGGTGGGCCCCTACGAGGACATGTGCGAGGTCCTCGCGGGTTAGGCGTACCTCCGCATTCGCTCCGGCCGTGCGCGGTCTGCGGACGACTTCGTCGACAGCGCCCATTGGGCGGTGACGGCCGGATGATCTATCGATGATGCCGAGATATTCCATTTGTCGAGCTCATCGGTAGATTTGCGCGCGGGTCGGGCCTTCGATTGGAGTTGATTCAGTTATGCGCATGCGTCGCCAGGTGGCAGTCGGCCTTGGTATCGCTGCTCTGTTCGGAAGTGCGGTGGGCGTGCTGGCGCCACAGGCCGCCGCGCAGGAATTGGCG
This region includes:
- a CDS encoding non-ribosomal peptide synthetase — encoded protein: MTHGVSTSEFPLSPAQLGMWYAQQLDPGVPLYEAQYIEMDGPLDISVLREVSVRAAREFGSGLLRLTERDGRPWQVVAEDVEQRMAYLDLSDAADPDAEALRWMRADVAAPIDLLRDPLGMSALIRVGPQRVLWYSRCHHILLDGFGSASLLYRVADLYNAAVSETETKTAAAMSLSEIHEAEMSYRGSPRFASDAAYWAERTAGMPRRCSLVDAYAPAHALGRTHRITLSDTVVDRLNAAETRFGTGAPALVLAALALYYARLTGRREVVLSLPVSGRTTAMLRRSGGMLANVVPLRISVTDDSTVADIVAAIRVEVSGALRHQRFRHEEMRQDESVGRGFVGPVVNIMLFPAEVNFTGVRTNLHVLTSGPIEDLFVNLYQHGAGAPIHVDFTANPDLYDADSLARHHNRFMLLFESLLGAEAGTPVAALDYFLDEDRRLLAGVPGPVVPSPRLLPEILDAGLRAAGPSAVAVLSGGRTLTYGELDRLSDRLARALLARGAGPETSVLVALPRSVESVVALWGIARSGATYVPVGAGVPVERVARMAAECGARLGITSADAVAELPGAVSWIVPSELLPSKGDVRRAIRPEHPAYAVFTSGSTGVPKGVVVTHAGLAGLVAAVRDAYGAGPGSRVLHCLNPGFDASILELLLAFSSGATLVIAAGDAVADSGLASAIAEFGITQLCSTPAVLATLPSGALDGVRAVSTGGEACPPELVARFGAGRKLVNSYGPSEATIAATFTEGLTPGLVAGIGRPVPGMRLLVLDRLLRPVPVGMPGELYLAGPGLARGYAGRRGPTAERFVANPFGPRGTRMYRTGDLVRWYAAPDGPVLEYLGRTDFQVKLRGMRVEPGEVDIVLAAHPAIEIAVTVPRRTAAGGSALASYVVPVDRDGPGPDLAELTEFCAERLPGHMVPATITVLAALPLTGNGKIDRRALPEPEPVAHEAIRAAGTETERALCALFGELLGSGPVGAESSFFTLGGDSIMAIQLVSRARAAGLVFSARDVFEHPTPAALARVVTAPPTERPVLQEIPGGATGRMPHTPIVAWLLENPTGWEHFSQSMVLGLPIGIDRPRLAQVLQAVIDRHDMLRARLIDGELEVLPVGAVDADKLIHRIDAAVHESASWRYDHAAATEDAAPRSVPEPARDSTAVENAARPPRSELCEGSAIDAVTQFTPERYEDSATVADAARRLGPDQGVNSVEVADVSPGRASERAAGRSRGLGGAQESASDPDECSVIAVDAAVRLAPEPGAASVTDMDAAPGSAPELGRDSTAVEDAARPPRSELCDGSAMDAAPPASERTDDEAAVADAVRRLGSECGEDSAEVADVPPGCAPERRAGSAEAMDGGPAVVVAAAGPSGFELGDDSAMVADAARRLAPASGVMFAVTWVDAGAEAPGRLVLVAHHLVFDAVSWRIVIGDLIAAWGQVAAGVEPLLPAVGTSMRTWAHALSGAALDDSRGTEVGYWADVLAGPAAVLGRRALDPARDLRRDTGRIEVRLPVETMRPLLERMPVAFRAGVEDALLAALAVAVARWRPGMDSALVMVERHGRDEAAVPGADLSRTVGWFTNQFPLRLDLPRMTPGVNYRSRPDTSRAVPDADSGVLQGSLPQLDGASNCAVPQYERAFMTAALKAVKERIREVPRGGIGFGVLRYLNKDAGARLRRVPEFGFNYLGQVPGGGSGPWLPVAVGAELGGLGDADLPAAAVVSLDAVTVETAAGPRLHALWRFASGVIDREDVEELVRQWVSALDAIARLLAEPHAGGLTPSDLPLVAATQARIDEWESRYRGVTDVWPLAPLQRGLLFHAQLAEHRSDGYSVQAVIDLEGEVDLDRMASAARILLRRHDALRTAFHIGDAPVQVVLEEVELPWRCVTADPHDGAALADAELAEPFRLDRPPLIRFLCLRRGAHEVQLVITNHHVVLDGWSMPLLFAELLAIYETGDDSALDTPVSFRRYLEWLAVQDHSAMRAAWFAAMAGLAGPTLVAAARPPAARVPGPDAPALSSDVPLPGPTASALARTAAERGVTLNTVVQVAWALLLAELTGGNDIVFGATVSVRPPEIPHVRRMVGMLVNTIPVRIRLEPAEEIGELLARVSREQGALIAHHALGLNDIQAVAGVGALFDTATVFESYPVDTAALSAATGRAGLRVKEFRGRDGTHYPLSLAAYARDGLRLVLNYSPWLFEDDEAVGLAERLARILARLAADPRQRTRQVRGGAAGDYPGVLRARPEPLRLLPDLLVNGADASGIAVRAVLPGGATVEIGYADLDRRSNQLARLLIAAGAGPESAVLLALPRSAEWFVAVSAIARSGAAFVPVDIADPAGRIADIAAGCGALLGISNTAWQDKLPDTVAWRLLDDPAVRECWEGFAPEAITAAERPPLRAGHPAYIVHTSGSTGAPKGVVVTHAGLSGLVAGLCARTGVGPGDRVLHCLNPNFDASTLVWLTTFATGATLVVAGPDHTVGEAVLETAATQLVATPGMLATVPRADLSGVRVILTGGEAFPPELSARLGAGRALLNSYGPAEATVAATCSAPLAPGDPIGIGAPLPGAGLAVLDPWLRPVPLGALGELYLMGPGLARGYAGQSGPTAERFVANPFGTAGSRMYRTGDVVRRVSHTRLDFLGRNDAQAKVRGIRVEPGEVDAVLRAGPGIAMSATVIRDGAAGGKVLASYVVPAAGAAPTPARVLEYLGARLPRHLVPATVTVLAALPLNANGKVDRRALPEPERTLADYLEPVGAQRAVAAAFGAVLGHERVGAADDFFALGGDSLSATRVAARIGDALGARVPVRLIFDAPTVRELAARIGADAQADGPRRMPRPALVPLSPAQQRMWLINRYDPASGAYNIPVALRLTGSLDIAAMRAALGDVLDRHEALRTVYPDRDGVGHQVILPANSVVPPLDPESINDGDLPTAVLDCVTAGFTVTAEIPVRARLFRLGPDEYVLVLVVHHIAADGFSMGPLAADLMTAYGMRKQGRAPEWRPLPVQYADYTLWQHERLGTTDDPDSLLSAQIRYWRTTLAGLPDQLALPTDRPRPATASLRAGTVAVELDPGLTAAAAALARTGQSTLFMVLHGALAAVLARLAVSTDIALGTPVAGRGAAELDGVVGMFVNTVVLRTEVRPAESFTALLERVRRADLDAFAHSDVPFERLVDVLDPVRSAARHPLVQVMLVFQNLPPVSFELPELRVAAMELDQRAIRFDLSVTVSETDAGLSARFTYATDLFDAETIELLARRWIRLLRAVVRDPGCPVGDIELLESAERSALLAPGAPPIAEPRALPNLLAAAVAANPDGIAITDGTTALTYRELDRRSNRLARTLIRAGAGPERTVALALPRSIESVLAVWAVAKSGAAFVPIDPTYPAERITQILTDSGATLGITNGPAAARLFGEARSSVLDNPGMAGMPSGAAAATGAPLDQVRRPVLDHPDAAEGPSAAGTAAGRLCSETCEPIIGDPRSAKVLLATDDRTLSVSMRWLVLDDLDMVAADGGLSGEMRWPVPNSRDPVEMPVATGLETRSVCWLSTDDADTAAVRSVTDSAIGDDERPPLRPDNPAYLIFTSGSTGRPKGVVVTHAGLANVAALQRERLGTDKSSRIAHLASPSFDASVLELLMAIGPAGTMVIAGPTAYGGAELAELLVRQRVTHLALTPSALASVEPSAVAGGELAAIITGGEECPPDLVARWAAPGRRHFNDYGPTEATIWATGKAMRPGAEITIGMPVPGVTALVLDERLHPVPEGVIGELYLAGIALARGYHGQGGLTATRFVAHPCGAPGERMYRTGDLVRRKRGELHYFGRADSQVKLRGLRIELGEVASALLADPSVEQAVADIYTDPAVGELLVGYVVPAEPDDFAPERLKDRISQRLPSYLVPAAIVSLAAVPRTANGKLDRKALPAPDIRSGRYRAPRTPSQRAVAAIFADLLGIERIGLDDNFFALGGNSLIATRVAARVGAALDIRVPVRTVFDAPTVAALVEAVRDATSPPGPRPGPRQRPQRIPLSAAQHRMWFLNRYDPDSPAHNVPGVFEVIGDLDEEVLRAAIADVLARHESLRTVYPVDDGGEPYQHIVPISEVIVPLQVSTHSMGNALERAMRSAAAGFDLTRELPIRIRLLRPDSGPALLVVVTHHIAADGWSLAPLTRDVMVAWAARRSGAAPRWTPLPLQYADYTLWQRESLGAEDDAGSVAHRQLTYWRAALAGLPDAPTLPTDHPRPAVRSERAGSVDFRISAAGQQRIQELARGYGVSVFMVAHAALAILLSRLSGRDDIAIGTVTAGRGDGELDDLVGMFVGTLVLRTRVDQRATFENLLAATKDSDLDAFGNADLPFERLVELLAPARSTAYHPLFQVLLVLQNFERQPINFAGLELRPVETPTVGAKFELEWMLMEEFDADGAPAGVRGTLIFARDLFEPSTAEAMARRYVEVVEAVTAHPGVAVGALEVTAPPGAFTYEPPEVTVPQANLPYRPPVTTAEHAVVAAFEEVLGAERIGLDDNFFELGGNSMVAIRLVAAVRARTGCHLPVQWIFGDPTPGALARRIAEGGGADPALRPVLPLRRTGAGPALFCIHPAIGLAWGYAGLVRYLDPDHPVYGLQSPGVTTEVAPRRLVERAADYADEIERTQPLGPYCLLGYSAGGPIAHAVAVELQRRGAQVSALIIIDGRADIAPESATEAPSPEYLLAEFGGIDPAALVDDQPADTTLAERAAALLRTTDGPSLTADTLNRLYADYLELVREAADHRPARFTGDLLFFSSTDSTAAGTPNADTWLPYIDGELVDHEIPYEHNKLTAPESFALIGPIVAAYLR